AAGAGTTCGTTGCGAAAGAACGCAATCTTCCTGCGAAACCAATTAATTTCGTATTCCACGGTGGTTCTGGTTCTAGCCGCGAAGAAATCCGCGAAGCAATTGGCTATGGTGCAATCAAAATGAACATTGATACCGATACGCAATGGGCGTCTTGGAATGGTATTTTGAACTTCTACAAAGCAAATGAAGCATATCTTCAAGGTCAATTAGGTAATCCTGAAGGTCCAGATGCACCAAACAAAAAATACTACGACCCACGTGTTTGGTTACGTAAAATGGAAGAATCTATGTCTAAACGCTTAGAACAATCTTTCGAAGACTTAAACTGTGTTGATGTTTTATAATCTATAAAAATAACATAAAATACGACCGCACTTTATTAGTGCGGTTTTTTATTTTAGCGGAGAAATTATGGAAAAGATCTTAGTTATTCGTAACGATAAATTAGGCGATTTTATGCAAGCATGGCCTGCTTTTGCAATGTTGAAGTTATCAAATCCTTCTTTAAAATTAACCGCACTTGTGCCGAGTTACACTGCACCTCTAGCGGAAGTTTGTCCGTTTATTGATGATGTTATTATTGATAGCAAAAAAAATGATAAAACGGATTTCAATCGTCTTGTGCAGGAAATCAAAGCGCAGCAGTTTGATGGAATGATTAGTTTCTTTTCTAATACCCATAATGGAAAACTTGCTTGGAAAAGTGGGATTAAATATCGCCTTGCACCTGCGACTAAATGGGTTCAAATTCTCTATAATCACCGCTTAACACAACGCCGTTCTCGTTCTGAAAAATCGGAGGCTGAATACAATCAAGATTTAGTCCGCGCTTTTTTGCAAAAGCATAATATGCCAATTGTTGAACCTAAACCGCCTTATTTAACTTTCGAGAAAAGTGCGGTAGAAAATCAACGAATTTTATTGCAAGAGAGTTTAGGGCTTTCTGCGAATAAAAAATGGATCTTTGTGCATAGTGGTTCTGGCGGCTCAGCAACGAATCTTTCTTTAGCGCAATATGCGGATTTAATTAAAGGCTTATTGGCTGAATTTGATTGCAATGTTGTGCTGACAGCAGGGCCTGGCGAAAGTGAAAACGCCCATAAATTGGCAGCTCTTGTGAATGATTTATGTGTAGTTGTTTACGATAAGAATAAAGGTTTAGTGGATTTTGCTCATTCTTTGGCTTGTGCGGATTTATTTATTGCGGGATCTACAGGACCATTGCATTTGAGCAGCGCGTTTAATATTCCGACTATCGGATTTTATCCAAACAGCCGTTCTTCCCAGCCGAGACGTTGGAAACCGATTAATGATGTAGATAAGC
The nucleotide sequence above comes from Haemophilus influenzae. Encoded proteins:
- a CDS encoding glycosyltransferase family 9 protein yields the protein MEKILVIRNDKLGDFMQAWPAFAMLKLSNPSLKLTALVPSYTAPLAEVCPFIDDVIIDSKKNDKTDFNRLVQEIKAQQFDGMISFFSNTHNGKLAWKSGIKYRLAPATKWVQILYNHRLTQRRSRSEKSEAEYNQDLVRAFLQKHNMPIVEPKPPYLTFEKSAVENQRILLQESLGLSANKKWIFVHSGSGGSATNLSLAQYADLIKGLLAEFDCNVVLTAGPGESENAHKLAALVNDLCVVVYDKNKGLVDFAHSLACADLFIAGSTGPLHLSSAFNIPTIGFYPNSRSSQPRRWKPINDVDKHLAFCPPEGKETQMNLELISIDNALAEISLFIRNMWQTSNNI